From one Amycolatopsis sp. FDAARGOS 1241 genomic stretch:
- a CDS encoding SDR family oxidoreductase, producing MARSRTTARRNRRSKRSVKTDDAARIPLGRRGRPAGIAAWILGLADPLADRLTGQVPPVGGGLAVAG from the coding sequence ATGGCCCGGAGCCGCACTACGGCGCGTCGAAACCGGCGCTCGAAGCGGAGTGTCAAAACCGACGATGCCGCGCGCATCCCGCTCGGCCGCCGCGGCCGGCCCGCCGGCATCGCCGCCTGGATCCTCGGCCTGGCCGACCCGCTCGCGGACCGGCTCACGGGCCAGGTCCCGCCGGTCGGCGGCGGCCTGGCCGTCGCCGGCTGA